Within Primulina tabacum isolate GXHZ01 chromosome 5, ASM2559414v2, whole genome shotgun sequence, the genomic segment GACCAAATCCATACCCCATGCCAAATTATGATCAAACTGAGGGAATTCATCAGAAGAATTGCTCCAAAAGCATTGCAAAGAACTGGAAAGGGGCTAGGTGTTCCGTGTGCATGGAGTGTCCTCACAATGCTGTTCTTCTCTTGTGTTCCTCCCACGACAAAGGTTGCCATCCCTACATGTGTGGGACAAGCTTCCGCTATTCCAACTGCCTCGACCAGTACAAGAATGCATACTCGAAAGTAGCTTCTACTGACAATTATCCTCTTCAAGATTCTTTTGATGATCCAGATTTGGCTCCTCTATCTGGCAGGTCTATCAAGAATTGTGATGCCATGGAGCTTGCATGCCCACTGTGTAGGGGTCAAGTGAAGGGCTGGACTGTCGTGGAGCCTGCACGAGAATATTTCAACTCCAAGAAACGAAATTGCATGCAGGATAACTGCTCGTTTATTGGAACATACAAAGAGCTGAGGAAACATATGAGGGCGGATCACCCTTCTGCGAAGCCCCGTGAAGTCGATCCAGCTCTGGAAAAGAAGTGGAGTAGGCTGGAGCGTGAGCGAGAAAGGGATGATGTGATTAGCACCATAAGGTCATCTATGCCAGGGGCAGTGTTTTTTGGTGATTATGTGATTGAGGGAAACCACTATGGTTCCGATTCAGATGATGAGGGTTTTGATGCAGATGCCACGGATCAGAACGGGGGTTTTGAAGTGGGAGTTGATCGGGATTTTATGTCTCTGTTTCTTCTCTTGCAAGGCGTTTGGTTATCCAGATAATGGTGGGCCTTATAGGGGTGTGAGGCGAGATGAAAGAGACTCTAACCACACACTAGGTAGACGCCCTGGAGGCAGTTTTGATTCCTCTGATCCAGATGGTGATAACAATGATGGCAATGAAGGTGATGGAAACAATGATACACCACTGGCTGGTCATCTGCGTCATCAAAGTGGCTTCATCGTGAGGCGTACAGAGAGGAGGAGAAGCCGTAGAGAGCCAAATGAAGACCGTAGATAGGTAGTGATGCTGTTGCATAGAGTTTGGATtgcaaaattaaaatattatatggcCTTGGTACAAGAGTAAAAGGCCTTGACTGTACTTTTAACATTCCCTGCACACTTCTCATTGACATCCATACTTTTGGGGGTTGTATGATAGGATAGCTCAGGAATGTGGGGGGGTAAATAATTACTTGTttgatttcattttttattGTACTATCCGCATTTATTGCGTTGTATTTCTTACTATTGACATTTTTATGTGAATTCACCAATGGAAGATGTCATTTTACCGGTCCATATCTTATTTTATGTATCTTTAAACTCTGTTATGAGAGACAGCAATCTCAATGAATGCAAGAATTCTTTCCCTCAGGCTTGTGATGATGCTTACAGATTTTTTGTTGGTGTCTCGTAGTATTGAGAACCTCTgaatagttttatttttttgttcaagTCCGTACTTTTTTTTAAGCAATGTCTTTCTTATTTCTACTATTTACCCCATGGGTCTGTTTTAGGATCTCtggaaatattttttcttttaattgtgtCTGAGAATAATAAATAggtatataattttattatttttcattctaagagtattattttttactgtgaatatcggtaggattggtgtctcacaaataaagattcttGAGACCGTATTAATCTAGTTTGACCAAGGGAGCATCTGTTCGTGGAGGAACAATACCCAGACTAGAAACCGACACAATGGTCAATGTTTGTATTTGTCTTATTTCCTCAATCTCTAAAATATTATCACTTCATTTTCAATTCTTTTCCCAAAAAGTACAGATGTACTGATTTCTGCACTCCCCGTTGTAAAAAGCTTTATGTTCGATTCAACTTTTCACCAATTCCAGAAAAAAACTTCATTAAATCAAACATTCTAGGTTTCAGATATTCAATATAATGATCATTTACACAAACGTTTCAAAcgtaatttaatattatttgctAAATATCAATCGCAAATctattttacaaatttatttgaCATTCCAATTCCCGACAAATCTAATCAATTTTGAGTTTAATCACACCTTTTGTCAAACCCTTtggaaaaatattattgttctaaaaatgcaatattattaaataataaatttaattagaaTGATGATTGCAATTCCATATCCACTCAAATTCTGAGGTACCAAATAGAGAATTGATTTGTTATTACTTTTTAATGAgatgatccttctctttcctttTTTTCGGCAAAATTCTAGGCGTGGGTGTTGGTGCCTTTAGTTTTTGCAGGACGACATTCGGTATCAAAAGGTGAAGGTGGCGGCATACATGAGAAAATCATGATTTTGCAatgaattaatataattgatacaCTCatgtttaatatataatatattttaaaattttctttacagtTCCGAAAAAATTTGTATGAATGGTGCCTTTCCGAAGTCCTAAAAAACATGCACATATGTTTTGAAATGCTCTTGCTTTGTTGCTGTCATTCCCTCTTACCCTCttgttcttcttctgcatcagaAGAATCCCCATCTTTTCTGTCTAGGTTGACTAAACCTATACTGCCTTGAGGAGTTTCTTTGACAAGGGATTCAGTTTCTTCTTCGTCATTCCCTTCTTCCTTATTGCCCGAGTACGCGTAACTGGTAGAAGTCATGTGTGTATATGAGTAATGAATCACATTGTTTACCAGATATAACAAGTAGAAAGGGACGCAGAGAAAGTCCAATAACTGTAGGAACCTGAAATTAAATAACTTATTATTTTCTCCACTAAATGAAATATGAAATAGCCCAAGTGCCTAACCTCATCAACTGTGTAACTTAGAATTCAAAAGGAATGTTGCATGTACGTAGAGTGAAAAACTCCAAGAACTCCGATGTAAAAGATAAATTTGCAATGCGAGTCATACTCTTTCTCTAGTTATATATTTCCATCTAAAAGGAAAAGGCtgcattaataaaatatttaaaaattaccGCTGAGAGCTTTGTGATGGAGCCCAGAGGAAACAAATAACACAAAGCAAGGCAAATGCAAGAATGTCCCAGAAAGCAGTGATAATCCAGGCACTAGCCCACTTCTCATTGAAGGGGTCTGTTGCCTTGAAGTAAACCTGCAGGAAGTAGAGTCATAGGTTAAGGAGCTGGTCAATACTAGGTGTCAATGCATACACATTGCGTGAGAATAATATTTatgtatataaaataatatttttatatcataattttaaattatatagaattaatttaatttaaatgaaaggaaaataacataaatatagAAATGTATGTAACGTTAAGTATTAAATAATTTGTATCAATTGGTTGGTTGATTGAAAATTAGAGAGAAAAAGGGTTGCGGAGAGAATTAGAAAAAGTGAAACGGCAAAGTTATCAGAGTATTAATGGAATTCTGAAAAAACTCCACCATCCACATCAAATGCTAAGGGTCTCTCACTTAatcgatagtaatatatatgTAATCGCTCCAAAACAAAGTGGTGAAAAAgtcgaaaataataaaatgtgGACAGTTTTTTTCGGAGATAATATTGGATGTTTCTAAGAAAGTGATTGTAGCAAACG encodes:
- the LOC142547004 gene encoding uncharacterized protein LOC142547004, with the protein product MAKGTRGRRGITSRQCRPNPYPMPNYDQTEGIHQKNCSKSIAKNWKGARCSVCMECPHNAVLLLCSSHDKGCHPYMCGTSFRYSNCLDQYKNAYSKVASTDNYPLQDSFDDPDLAPLSGRSIKNCDAMELACPLCRGQVKGWTVVEPAREYFNSKKRNCMQDNCSFIGTYKELRKHMRADHPSAKPREVDPALEKKWSRLERERERDDVISTIRSSMPGAVFFGDYVIEGNHYGSDSDDEGFDADATDQNGGFEVGVDRDFMSLFLLLQGVWLSR